The following is a genomic window from Kogia breviceps isolate mKogBre1 chromosome 4, mKogBre1 haplotype 1, whole genome shotgun sequence.
CTGGGGAACATAGAGAGAGTTGTGGCTAGAACAAACGAGTGCAGGAGCAACGTTGGGAGCAAGTGAGGGTGACAAGAGTGGGGAGGGCCTCAGGGAGGAGTGGGGGATTTATCCAGAGGGCCGTGGGAGCCACAGGTGGACTCAGTGCTCCCCAAACCTTCCTATGGCTGCTGCGTGGCTGGGAGGGCTGTTTCCAGCCACCGGAAGGGAAGTTCAGCTCTGAGCACAGCTGCTTAAAAATCATTTAGCTGGACCCATGCGGACCCAGCCCAGGAATGACCCACGGGCTTCTTTGAGAATCAGACAGAAGTCTCAAAACTTCttcccaggggacttccctggtggtccagcagttaagactccatgttcccaatgcagggggcccgggttcgatccctggtcagggaactacatccctCATGCCGctactaagagcccacatgccacaactaaagatcccgtatgccacaactaaagatcctgcatgccgcaacgaagattcAGCACGCTGCAATGAAGAACCCTCGggcggcaactaagacccggcacagccaaataaataaaaataaataaataaatatttttaaaaaaacttctcccCAAACCTCCCATCTGCCCCAAATGATACTTCCACTGGGAGTGCCCACTGCCCAGAGCCCCCACTCTGCCTCAGCAAACTTTTAGTTCCTCTTCACTTGGAGCCTGGTTTCCTCTGAGCCCTCcccacatgctgttccctctgctgggaACACTCCTCCCCACCCTATGGTCCTCTACACTCTTGGGGAAGCCCTCCTCAACCTTGAGCATCTCTCCATCACAGCTCTGTCTACAGGTCCCCCATCATGGCTCTGCTTGTGGGTCCCCCATCATGGCTCCCACCTATGTGTCCATCTCCCCCACAGACTGTGAGTTTCATAAAGGCCAGAATTCTAATGGTCACTGTCACAGGACAAGcacaatagatgctcaataaatgcttcttaaataaatgaattgatgCAGAAGACCCCAAAACGTACTTGTGTCTCCCAACTTGAAAAATATCAAGCGCACAGACTTAAGGGTCAGAAAAGTTGCACCTGAAACCCCAGAAAGTTTCCACATCATTTGCACGTGAATCACATCCAAGACCTGATTAGCCTGACCAAGGGCCTAGTCACCCCTACCCAAGGCTTGAACAGTcattgccccattttacagaccaggaaactTGGACTCAGAATGGGGACATGCCCTGGTCCAACTGAACCCCCAGCCATACCAAGATCGCCCCACCCCATCCATCGTTGTTGTCTCACCATATCGATGACCATCCTGCGCAGACTCAGCCGCTGCTTGGTGGTGAGGTTCTGGAAGATGTCACAGTTCTCTGCCTGAAGCAGCTTGAAGCCCACAGCCAGGTGGTGGTTCTCCAGCATGGAGGTATCATTGTACAAAAGTGCAAGCTCTGAGTCTGTAGGGGAGGTGGAGCACCTCAAGACCTGCCCACCCAACCCACTCCACCCAAAGGCCGGTTCTGTAAATTCTCGGTAAACTCCTCCTCATGCATTGAAGCCCCAACTCcaatgccccctcctccaggaagccttctagGACCCTGTCTCTCCCCATGGCCCTGCCCTGActctggggggctgggggcatcTGTGTTCAGCTCTGCCTCCTCGAGACTGGTGACTCCTTGGGGACTTGGCATGGCAGGAGACAGTGCTATGTGCTGGTTGAATGAACTACCAAGTCTTTGTCTTATTAGACCCTGGGATCCTCAAGTGAGAGGGCTCCACTCTTTATCTCCAGCTCTCCAGGGATGTATATAAGAGGTACCAAATAACTGCTTGTTGACTGAGTTTTTCTGACACCACAAAGGATCCTAAACTTTAAAATCTCAGTGGGCCCAAATCAGCTCTGCCACATTTGttattctctcatttattgagtgtctactgtaTATCTGGGTCTGCTCTCAGCACCTAAGGGAGGGAAGATTGTGGCAGTCATTTCACAAACAGGGAGACTCGGAGCAGAAATGGGACCACCTAACATCACTTGATTGACAGGTGGTGGCAGGGCCCAGCCCCCTAACTCACTGGTGTTAATGAGAAACTGATTGGAGACCCCAGGATGATCCACATCATGGATGGCGCTTGCAAAGATGGCAGCCAGGACTTCCAGGTCAGTGAACACGGCCTGAGTGGGCACGGAGCATAAGAGGTGAGGGGCAGGCTCTCTGTGCCCTGCATGCACCAGGGCTGCCTGCAGCTGTAGGGCCCTACCTCAAGCGCAGGTGTGGCCAGCAGCACATGTGTAGACTGGGTCACGTCAGCGGCGTGTAGGCTATTGTGGTAGGCCACATCGTTGTGGTAGTGACCTTCCAGTGTCAGTAGGTAGGTGGCAAGTGTGTCTGCTGGGATCCGAAATGTCTTGAGCAGGTCCCGTTCCTGGTGCATCACAGGGCCCCAGTCAGGGCCTCGGTCTCTGGATGGCAGCACACACTATTCCTATGCCTTCTCTCCTTCTGAATCCCTATCCATCTCTCAAGTGCCCCCTCTTCCAGGATGccctccctgctctccctctgaACTCCCCTGGTCTCTGTCCTTCCCCTCTGGCTCACCTCTGACCCCCACAGTTGTTCCCTACAGACTGGGTCTCTTCAGGCCTGGCCCAAGGCTGAGGCTTGAGTCTTGTTGCCAATCAGCAGTGAAGTTTTAAACCTAACAAATGCCTATACATCCTTCAATGCCCCTGCTCAAATGACCCCATTCAGGGATGTTAGGGAGGATTTGAAGAATATGTGTCCCCtgaggccctgaggtaggaaggaGTGAAGGAAACACAGAATATTAGAAGCCAAGGGCAGGGGAGGTACCTGAAAGATGCTGAACATGATAGCTGTGAGAGGCCGGTTCCCACTTAGCTCTGCCACCTTGAACACATCAAGTCCCCACTTCTTGGTGTCTTCCAGCTCCTAAAATGTGAAGGACAGGAGCTTAACTGCAGCCCAACTTCCCCAGACTCTGCAGCCTCAACCCCCATCCCCAGGCCTCAGGTCCTCCATTGAGCCTCACCTGGTCAGTATATAGGTGGGCAAACTGAGGCCCCAAATAGGGTAGCcacacagagccaggattcaaacctgggtCTCAGCATTCCTATTGTAAACCCACCTTGGCCAGTTGCCCCTCCTGATCAGTCTGGACCCCAAAGCGTGGGACAGTGGCTGCAGAAAGGCTGGTACTGTGGGGGAGTCCACGCAGGCCGCTGATCTGGGACATGGGCCTTGGGGGCTCCGTGGGGGTCACCCTGGGCAACTCCACCTCAGTCTGCTTGTCTGTAGATGGGGCAGGGTAGGGCTCAGAGAAGTCAATTCACCTGCTAGGGTTGGCCTGCTTGGCCTCAAGTACTGGACCTTGCCAAGCCTCAAGATCAACCTATTTCCTTTTAACCTGGACCAAAGTAATCTCAGAGTAAAGTCCTTTCTGGCCTGTAGATACCCTTCTCCTCTGTTCAAGGCTGATCTCAGTGACCTCTTCTGCTGGACATGGTCCCTGGGCACCTGGAGCTTAGTATTTTTTCCCAAAACAGTCAAATGTCCTTTCCGCCTCccaagctggagacccagctcTGTGGTTCCCTCTATCTCCTCCTTGGCAAACTTCTACTCATGCTTCAAAACCCTAACTTTAATGTCCCTCCTCCTGGAAGATCCTCCTGTCCCTCCCTCTGGTCCAGCCCTGCCTCATGGGGCTAGGGGTGTGCATGTCTGGTTCTAGTTTCCTCAGTTGAGGTCTGTAGCAGaagtctttctttcccttccctcttcctaTCTCTGTAATGTGGCCTAGTCAGTGACCCACCATAGCTCACCCAGGAAGGTTCGGGATATGTACTCAGACACTTGGTTCCCAGAGCGGCTGGCTTCAGACAGGTGAGTCAACTCCCGGTTCAGCATCCACTTGAACTGCAGGGGAAGATGATGTCAGTGATGATGGGGGCACTGTGGACATAGGCAAGTGATCTCAGTTATCTGGCCCTACTAACCTTGTTGGAGGCCATCTCCCCCACCGAGTGCCGCGCCTGCAGTGTCTCCAGCTGATCCAAACACCAATCCAGCTCATCCAATGTCTCCAAAGCCAGCTTCTGCCCAGTGTCCTCTGGGGGCCAAGCTGGTCAGGGGCCTGTCCCACCCCCACTTGGGAACCCTGTGCCCCTCCTGCTCCCATCTCTGCATCTGGACCCTGGATCCCTTCCCAATGAGAAAGAGGCCACTCAGGACCCCAGGATCTCCGCATCCCCAAGGGTGTTTGGgcgggggggtggcggggtggggtgggggggaggtttACAATTAGCACAGCCTAAGGATTCATGGGCTGGGGAGGTCCCCATAGAGAGGAAGTTCACAGCTGTCCCACAGTGGAAAGAGGGGATAGGAGCAGGAGCATTACCTGTTGGTGGAGGGGGCTGACTGCCAGATGGGGTGTTCCCGACGCATGCCTGCCTGCAGTACAATCGGCTCAGGAGCGGTCTGCCCCACCCATAGGGCCCCGCCCCCAAGACCTCCtagccccggcccctcctcctcttccccccatCCCCGAATTGCCAGCCGCGCCCTTTCCTCCAGGGCCCCGCCTCTGCTTCGCCCACCTTGTCTTCTGATCCCGCCCCTCTCCGCCAGGCCCTGCCCTTCTCTCCGcaaggccccgcccccgccccgccccctgcgTACTTGGCTGCCCCGCGGCCTTGCAGGTGGGCAAGGGCCGCAACGTTGCTCCGAACCGTCCTCAGACTGGCCAGGACCTGCGAGGGGGGGGTGGTCAGCGTTGGGAAGGAGGGGTCGGCTCTACCTGCCCGGCACACgggagaaggaagaggtgggCACCCACCTGGGCAAAGGGTGTCACAATCACGTCTTCTCCGTATCTGCGGGGAGACCAGACGTGGAAGGGCGGTCAGAAGGAGCCCTCCCACACGTTCCCATCTTCCAGttttttgtagggttttttttgttgtgtttttttcctttttgcgccacgcggcatgcgggatcttagttactgaacccgtgccccctgcagtggaagcgcggagtcttaagcactggaccgccagggaagtccccctcagcTTTTACCCACACTGTGCCCTCAGCTGAGTGCATTCTCCTGTCCCGACTCCCTCCTTTGGGTGTCTTCCTAGTAGTTCCTGGACTCCCCTCACCTGACTCTTCTCTGAAAGCAGCCACAGCCCCTCTGACCAATCACTCACTTTATCCCCATCTCACGAATGGAGAATCTGAGTCCCAGGGGCAACAGGGGTCTTAGTAGAGGCAGGAAATTATGGCTACCAGAAAGCTCAAATCAAAGTGTTCGTTCGGTTGCTGTTAATTGGCTTTAATGTCACTGGATTGCCACCCAACCCCAGCCTAAAGTGAAGCACAGAGGATCACTGGATATCATTCTCGGCATGTCCGACTGAACAAGCAAATAGGCAAACTCCTACATAAACTTTAAAGCCCACCTCAAACGGTCATTTGAAGAGGTGTGCCGaatggaggaataaaggaaggaaggaa
Proteins encoded in this region:
- the PDE4C gene encoding 3',5'-cyclic-AMP phosphodiesterase 4C isoform X2 produces the protein METPGVQEGVEASRELNCARSRQGTPRAPNHLWRQPRHPIRIQRRFHSDPDRSVGRGERDLSPRPALEKSQRSWPSSFHRRLDLENGLSCGRSALDPQAGSGLGRVIQAPAQHSQRRESFLYRSDSDYELSSKTMSRNSSVASDLYGEDVIVTPFAQVLASLRTVRSNVAALAHLQGRGAAKQACVGNTPSGSQPPPPTEDTGQKLALETLDELDWCLDQLETLQARHSVGEMASNKFKWMLNRELTHLSEASRSGNQVSEYISRTFLDKQTEVELPRVTPTEPPRPMSQISGLRGLPHSTSLSAATVPRFGVQTDQEGQLAKELEDTKKWGLDVFKVAELSGNRPLTAIMFSIFQERDLLKTFRIPADTLATYLLTLEGHYHNDVAYHNSLHAADVTQSTHVLLATPALEAVFTDLEVLAAIFASAIHDVDHPGVSNQFLINTNSELALLYNDTSMLENHHLAVGFKLLQAENCDIFQNLTTKQRLSLRRMVIDMVLATDMSKHMNILADLKTMVETKKVTSLGVLLLDNYSDHIQVLQSLVHCADLSNPTKPLPLYRQWTDRIMAEFFQQGDRERESGLDISPMCDKHTASVEKSQVGFIDYIAHPLWETWADLVHPDAQDLLDTLEDNREWYQSKIPRSPVDPTSSKQGGPDRFQFQLTLQEAEEEEGEEEGTRVRALVWEDPTCHGATKPVCHNY
- the PDE4C gene encoding 3',5'-cyclic-AMP phosphodiesterase 4C isoform X3 translates to MQGPPATAPAPVPSSPRGSPRGSPGLFRKLLVNQSIRLQRRFTVAHPLCLDLENGLSCGRSALDPQAGSGLGRVIQAPAQHSQRRESFLYRSDSDYELSSKTMSRNSSVASDLYGEDVIVTPFAQVLASLRTVRSNVAALAHLQGRGAAKQACVGNTPSGSQPPPPTEDTGQKLALETLDELDWCLDQLETLQARHSVGEMASNKFKWMLNRELTHLSEASRSGNQVSEYISRTFLDKQTEVELPRVTPTEPPRPMSQISGLRGLPHSTSLSAATVPRFGVQTDQEGQLAKELEDTKKWGLDVFKVAELSGNRPLTAIMFSIFQERDLLKTFRIPADTLATYLLTLEGHYHNDVAYHNSLHAADVTQSTHVLLATPALEAVFTDLEVLAAIFASAIHDVDHPGVSNQFLINTNSELALLYNDTSMLENHHLAVGFKLLQAENCDIFQNLTTKQRLSLRRMVIDMVLATDMSKHMNILADLKTMVETKKVTSLGVLLLDNYSDHIQVLQSLVHCADLSNPTKPLPLYRQWTDRIMAEFFQQGDRERESGLDISPMCDKHTASVEKSQVGFIDYIAHPLWETWADLVHPDAQDLLDTLEDNREWYQSKIPRSPVDPTSSKQGGPDRFQFQLTLQEAEEEEGEEEVALGGEASESPDTELLYPEASPDPGPLYVDNQRTMVKPCVDHEGNVMAEPLGT